In Solea senegalensis isolate Sse05_10M linkage group LG18, IFAPA_SoseM_1, whole genome shotgun sequence, a single window of DNA contains:
- the tob1b gene encoding protein Tob1b, translating into MQLEIQVALNFIISYLYNKLPRRRVNIFGEELERQLKKKYEGHWYPDKPYKGSGFRCIHVGEKVDPVVEQAAKESGLDIEDVRNNLPQDLSVWIDPFEVSYQIGEKGPVKVLYVDDNNENGSELDKEIKNSFNPEAQVFMPISDPVGVSSESSSPSPPFGQSAAVSPSFMPRSTQPLTFTTATFAATKFGSTKMKSSGRGNNGSNNGGNGSSGGSKLARTSPTNNLGLNVNTLLKQKAISTSMHSLYGLGLGQQQQQQQQKASALSPNAKEFVFPSLPGQTSPGAVFPGEGSLGLGPLQYNNAFDMFAAYGSLNDKSLMDGLNFSLSNMQYSNQQFQPVMAN; encoded by the coding sequence ATGCAGCTTGAAATCCAAGTAGCACTCAACTTTATTATTTCCTATTTATACAACAAACTCCCTCGACGACGTGTGAATATCTTTGGCGAAGAGCTGGAGAGGCAGCTGAAGAAGAAATATGAAGGCCACTGGTATCCGGATAAGCCATACAAAGGTTCGGGGTTCAGGTGCATCCACGTAGGGGAGAAGGTTGACCCCGTGGTGGAGCAGGCAGCCAAAGAGAGTGGGCTGGACATCGAGGACGTCCGAAATAATCTCCCTCAGGACCTTAGCGTGTGGATCGACCCGTTTGAGGTTTCCTACCAGATTGGGGAGAAGGGACCGGTCAAGGTGCTATACGTGGACGATAACAATGAGAACGGGTCAGAGCTGGACAAGGAGATCAAGAACAGCTTTAACCCAGAAGCCCAGGTCTTCATGCCAATCAGTGACCCGGTCGGAGTCTCCTCAGAGTCCAGCTCGCCCTCTCCTCCCTTTGGACAGTCGGCCGCCGTCAGCCCGTCCTTCATGCCTCGCTCCACCCAACCCTTAACCTTCACCACTGCCACCTTTGCTGCCACCAAATTCGGCTCCACTAAGATGAAGAGCAGCGGCCGCGGCAACAACGGCAGCAACAATGGTGGCAACGGCAGCAGCGGTGGCAGCAAGTTGGCCCGCACTTCCCCCACCAATAACCTGGGTCTGAATGTCAACACCCTGCTGAAGCAGAAAGCCATCTCCACCTCCATGCACTCACTGTACGGGCTGGGCCtgggtcagcagcagcagcagcagcagcagaaggcctctgctctctctcctaACGCCAAGGAGTTTGTGTTCCCCAGCCTCCCGGGCCAGACCAGCCCCGGAGCCGTGTTCCCCGGCGAGGGCTCCCTGGGACTCGGCCCCCTGCAGTACAACAATGCCTTTGACATGTTCGCGGCCTATGGAAGCCTCAACGACAAGTCTCTCATGGATGGCCTCAACTTCAGTCTGAGCAACATGCAGTATTCTAACCAGCAATTCCAGCCGGTCATggctaactaa